A single window of Treponema denticola ATCC 35405 DNA harbors:
- a CDS encoding lipoprotein: MSFYVKNFAVKRRSLLIFAVIMCCLSFFSCVSTKKAVAEDKSVGSIEQNGAGLKPIGEGTILSLPGKNELAEKKLDSTLAALIEKGSPVSLKEAVLFIQNDSKGLTNENKLYLKIIADIMYLAYPLETNGVKPPAYTEDEPYLQALKEVKSGLYPVSTKKDGFLGLIIPTLVLANDDFSGTTLAQYSEDIESRLTEAQKLRPQSVLAYYLLGLYKEKTNKLTEAVTLYQKAWQLDSSCYPAGFKYGHFAAESGNGTETLKIADALNSLYNDNTEVKLLYAQAHIAKNDLNKASENIVSVLKKEPENISALLLRIRILIEQKEYLKANSLLDAYSTKNKTAKNYLLYRARVTKEWNKNLIRASEFLTEAYKYYPEDFNVLLACAEICFEASTKIDNKPADFFIRKVLEAYPKNTAALALLVKNDINNGKWAQAVESAEDLAAKYPSEANKELLLTSYLGAGQTSKALSLAKQLYANTKNPSNSFINLYMEALYAGKDYQTVKQVINQKMKGADSQLKSILYYYNAKLEQGNSSEYLNFLQSSLLSNPRNKDSLFAMYEWYLKTKDYKKAKYYLGQVLALDPSNKNLVNLSENLDKLLAD; this comes from the coding sequence GTGAGTTTTTACGTAAAAAATTTTGCAGTCAAACGCCGTTCTCTCCTCATTTTTGCAGTCATAATGTGCTGTCTGTCTTTTTTTTCTTGTGTAAGCACAAAAAAAGCGGTTGCAGAAGATAAGTCCGTAGGTTCCATAGAACAAAATGGAGCAGGTTTAAAACCGATAGGGGAAGGCACCATTCTATCTCTCCCCGGAAAAAATGAACTTGCCGAAAAAAAGCTCGATTCAACCCTTGCAGCCCTCATCGAAAAAGGCTCCCCTGTAAGCCTAAAAGAGGCGGTTCTTTTTATTCAAAATGACAGCAAGGGGCTCACAAACGAAAACAAACTTTACCTAAAAATAATTGCAGATATAATGTATCTTGCATATCCTTTAGAAACAAATGGAGTCAAACCGCCCGCCTATACCGAAGATGAACCTTATTTACAGGCTCTAAAAGAGGTAAAATCCGGATTATATCCTGTTTCAACAAAAAAAGACGGTTTTTTAGGCCTTATAATTCCTACATTGGTTTTAGCCAATGATGATTTTTCCGGTACAACGCTCGCACAATATTCCGAGGATATAGAATCAAGACTTACGGAGGCTCAAAAACTAAGGCCTCAGTCCGTCCTAGCCTATTATCTTTTAGGTCTTTATAAGGAAAAAACCAATAAATTGACCGAGGCCGTTACCCTATACCAAAAAGCTTGGCAGCTTGATTCCTCTTGCTATCCTGCCGGTTTTAAATACGGGCACTTTGCTGCAGAATCGGGTAACGGAACAGAAACCTTAAAAATAGCCGACGCACTAAACAGCCTCTACAATGACAATACTGAAGTTAAACTCTTATATGCTCAAGCCCATATAGCAAAAAACGATTTAAACAAGGCTTCGGAGAACATTGTATCGGTCCTAAAAAAAGAGCCTGAAAACATCTCAGCCCTCCTTTTACGGATAAGAATATTAATAGAACAAAAAGAGTACCTAAAGGCAAACTCTCTTTTGGATGCTTATTCAACCAAAAACAAAACTGCAAAAAACTATCTTCTATATAGAGCCCGTGTAACAAAAGAATGGAATAAAAATCTGATTCGGGCATCCGAATTTTTAACCGAAGCTTATAAATACTACCCTGAAGATTTTAATGTTCTTTTAGCCTGTGCAGAGATTTGCTTTGAAGCTTCAACCAAAATAGACAATAAACCGGCTGACTTTTTTATCCGCAAAGTCTTGGAAGCTTACCCGAAAAATACGGCTGCCTTAGCCCTATTGGTAAAAAACGATATTAATAACGGAAAATGGGCACAGGCAGTAGAATCTGCTGAAGACTTAGCCGCTAAATACCCCAGCGAGGCAAACAAAGAACTTCTATTAACCTCATACCTTGGTGCAGGTCAAACATCAAAAGCTCTCAGCCTTGCAAAGCAGCTTTATGCAAATACAAAAAATCCTTCAAATTCCTTTATAAATCTCTATATGGAAGCTTTATATGCCGGAAAAGATTATCAAACCGTAAAGCAGGTAATAAATCAAAAAATGAAGGGAGCCGATTCTCAGCTTAAATCGATTTTGTATTACTATAATGCAAAACTGGAACAAGGGAATTCGAGTGAATATTTAAATTTTCTACAATCAAGTCTCCTGTCAAATCCGCGAAACAAAGACTCTCTTTTTGCTATGTATGAATGGTATTTAAAAACTAAAGATTATAAAAAAGCAAAATATTATCTCGGTCAAGTATTGGCCTTAGATCCTTCAAATAAGAATCTCGTTAATTTATCGGAAAACCTGGATAAATTACTTGCCGATTAA